The Pseudodesulfovibrio sediminis genome includes the window CCTGCGCACTTGGTTCCTGTGGCTTGAGACAGGCCATCGCCTACTTCGTCGGGCGCGGTCAGGTGCCGGAAGGGGAGGTCGTGGCTGGTGGGATCGCCCTGGTGGCACCGTTGACCCTTGTCTCGGCTGTCGGCGCTGCCATATGGCTCACGGTTTCAAACGCCGGGGGAACGACTGCATGGGAGATACCGATTGTCTGCGCGGTACTGGGGCTGATGCTTATGCAGGTGGCGCAAGGAAGGAACCTGGGCCTCGGAGAGATCTCGTTTTTCAATCTCTATGAGACAGCCCCCTTTGCGCTCATGCTCTTCGGCATAGCGCTTGTGTGGGGGCTTGGAAAACAACGTCTGGATATCGTCGTTGAAGTTGTCGGGTTTGCCTATTTATTTGTCGGCGTCGTTGCGATTGTACGTACGCTGCGCGAGAAGCGAGGCAGGTTGATATTTACGCAAAAAGCCTCCTTTGGTCTCATGCGACAGGGGTTGCCTTATGCTCTGGCTATCTCTTTGGCGTTAGGTAACAACTCGGCCAGTCTGTATCTCTTAAGTTTCAAGGGGCTGGCACAGGAAGCGGGTTATTTTTTCATGTCATGGCAGATGTATAATTCTCTTCTCAGCATTATAAATGCCATTGGTATTGTCTTTTTTTCTCACGGGGCCCGGTCCAAGGATCCCAGGCAGGCCCTCTCCGAAGTCGCTCGACTGACCAGTCTGCTGCTTTGGCTTGTTTTGTTGACAGGTCTTGTCGGCGCTCTGTTAACACCCTGGATGGTTCCGCTGATCCTTGGATCGCAATATGAGCCGGTGGTCGTGTATATTGCGATCCTGCTCTGTTTCATGCCGATCGCGAGCCTGACACGCATTCTCTATCCGACCCTGGGCGGGATCGGGCTTCCTTATCTGAGCATGTTTCTGCTCATCCCGGCCTTGATCGTCAACGTTACATTAAGCTGGTTCCTGATCGACGTTATCGGGATAATGGGGAGTTTCGTCGCCCTGATTGTAAGTCAGACAGTCATGGTCAGCGGCTATCTGATTGTCATCAAAATCAAATTCGGCCTTTCCCCATGGCTCTTTATTATTCCCCAGCGCAAGGACCTGGACAAGGTCGTGTCCAAGACATTGAGAACGTTGAAGTTTGCCAGAGGGGAGGGGTGAGATGTCTGTAAAGGGGATCGTAACCGAAATCTACTATCGGATGCTGGACTGGCTCCCGGACGCCCTTGCGCTGCAAATCACCGGCCTGCGAAAGCTCGGTTACTGGATGGACATTGCCCGTCCGGTAAAGCTGAATGAAAAGATAAACTGGCGTAAACTTTACCAAAAAGATCCAAGATTCGACACGCTTTCGGACAAGGAGGATGTCAAATCATATATCCGGGAAAAGGTCGGTGAAGAGCATGTTGTCCCCACATTGTGGTGCGGGGCCGATTTTGACGCAATCCCTTGGGATTCGTTGCCCTATCCTCTTGTCATCAAGAGTACGCACTCAACAGGTGACGTGTTCTTTATCCAGACCCGTGAGGACGTGGACAGAGAGCGCATCCGCACTCATTTTGCCATGTTCTGGGATAACAAAAAGTTAAAAAGATTCAGCCGCTCGACACATGAGAGCAAGAATAAGCGCTATATAATTGAACCGTTTATCGGGGGTGGAGAGGCCCCTGCCGATTACAAGTTCCTGTGCTTCGATGGAAGGGTTCATTTTGTACACCTTGATGAAGGAAGGTTCTCTGACAAGAGACGGAGTTTCTATGATCGGTTTTGGAACTACCTGCCCATACAGAAATCGTGGCCTGTCGCTGATCCGGTTGAAAAGCCGCAACAGTTTGAATTGATGGTCGAGATTGCGGATTGTTTGAGCCAGGATTTCGATTTTGTCCGTGTTGATCTCTATGTCGTCGACGAGACGGTTTATTGTGGTGAATTAACCTTCACTCCCGGGGCGGGTTTTGTCCCTTTTGTTCCTAGAGAGTGGGACACAAAAATGGGGTATCTTTGGAGAATAAAATGAATATGACGCACAACAGACCAAAAATATCAGTCGTCACCGGGTATTACAAACGTGCCGGCGTTGTTGAACGAACCCTTCAGTCGCTACTTGATCAGACTTTCGAGGACTTTGAAATCATTGTGTTTGATGACGCATCTCCGGATGGGACAGCCGAAGCCATCCGGGAGTTTGTGGAAAAGGCAAATGATCCCCGGCTTATCCCTGTTTATCACAAAAACAATATGGGTTTTGTCAATGGTCTAATTGATGCCGTTTCCCGCGCCAGAGGTGAATATATAGCCATTCAGGGGTCCGGCGATGTCTCCTGGCCAACAAGGTTGGAACAGCAAAGCCATGTGCTGGATCACCGGCCGGGAACCGGCGTTGTCGGATGCCATTACCAGAACGTTATTGAAGCAAAGGGCATCCATCGTTTGAGGACGCCGAATGCTGATCATACGACGCTTGAGGAGCTTATCCAGACGAACGTCTTTTCGCACGGCGAAGTCATGTTCAGAAAGGTCTTTTATGACGCGGTTGGTGGGTATCGACCGCAGTTCGAGTTCTGCCAGGACTATGATTTATGGCTTCGTATGATCAAGGTTTGTCGATTCGAGACGGTTAAGGATCTTCTGTATACACGCTACGTCGATTTTGACGGGGTCTCCTATAAGCCGGAGAAATTTCTTGCCCAAACGCAGTTCAGTGTTCTGGCAAAGAAACTTGCTCTCTCATCCAAACGTCAGCAGGCGGAAATTCTGGAAAGAACGTCCCGCCTGACACTTTTTGAGCAAGTGCCTCTAACCAATGCGGCGCTGCAAAAGAAGGTGGTCCATGCCACCCTGAGGGCGGTTGTGTGGGGCAATTACATGCTGGCCAGAGATTTGGTGATGAACCTTGTCGTTTGCCGCAGGATGAAGGCGTTTTTGACCGGCACCATCTTCTTCGTCGAAAAGGCGCCGATTCTGCACCGTGTCCTGATGATGGCGACAGGGAGTTCATCAAAAAAGCAGGAGGTATAGTATGCCGAATATGTATCGCTTTGGTTTACTGATGACCATGGTTGTTCTTGTGGTGACTTCATTCGCCCCTGCGGCCATGGGGGCGTGGGAACTGGTTTTGGATGAACAATTTCAAGACCCGGCCACCTTTGGTGATCGTTGGATTTTTGAAGAAGGTTTCAGGCGTAACAAAGAGCTGCAATATTATATCCCCGGGCTGGGCAAGAACGCCGTTGTCGGGCCCGAAGGCATCACCATTACCGCGAAAAAGCAATACGTGTTGAATTCCCGATATTCGGAAGGGAACAAGTACTGGCAGAAAGCGTGGGCGTCCGGCGAATATACATCCGCATCACTCAAATCAAAAGAGTACTCGATTCGGAACTCCAAAGTCGAAGTTGTTGTCCGCACACCCGAAGGACAGGGGCTTTGGCCGGCGATCTGGCTCGCGGGTGAACGGAAGGACATGTATGGAGAAATCGATTTGATGGAGATAGTGGGACAGAAGCCGAATCTTGTTTATTCGTCCATCCATATGGGGCTGAAAGTCACAGGTCGTACAATCAAACAGGTCAAGAACGTCTTTCCCAACGTTGCGGGTAACGAAACAACCTGTGTGGTTGAACTGAAGCCAGACACCATCACGTTATATGTGAACGATACTGAAGTGTTGTGGGAGGACCGCAATGCGTATGACTCTACTGGGAGGGTTCAGCCTCTTCAGCAGTCTTTTCGGTTGATCCTCAATCTTGCACTGGGCGGCATGGCCAAGGAGCTTGACGAGGGCGTCCTCCCTGCCTCGTACACGATCAAAAGTGTCCGAATATGGAACTGGGTACCGGATTCATCCACCCTGAAATGAGGCATGGAATAGGGGGTGAAGATGACAATCTCGACAGATATGAATCAGGACGATCGCCGACAGTTGTTGACGAGGGCCTTGCCCATTGTCTTGGGAGGATTGTCGTTGGCGGCCCTCTTTTTTACCACATGGGGAACGATTGAAAAACTGACCGCCAAATGGATTCATAGCGAAGAATACAGCCACGGATTCATTATCCTTATCGTGGCCCTCTATTTAGGCTGGCACAGGCTGGTATCGAAAAAGCCGGAAATCAAACCGTC containing:
- a CDS encoding lipopolysaccharide biosynthesis protein, which gives rise to MRELAFQFLTVLTSRGLQRCLNAATIFILARMISVEEYGAYGLFITTIMLACALGSCGLRQAIAYFVGRGQVPEGEVVAGGIALVAPLTLVSAVGAAIWLTVSNAGGTTAWEIPIVCAVLGLMLMQVAQGRNLGLGEISFFNLYETAPFALMLFGIALVWGLGKQRLDIVVEVVGFAYLFVGVVAIVRTLREKRGRLIFTQKASFGLMRQGLPYALAISLALGNNSASLYLLSFKGLAQEAGYFFMSWQMYNSLLSIINAIGIVFFSHGARSKDPRQALSEVARLTSLLLWLVLLTGLVGALLTPWMVPLILGSQYEPVVVYIAILLCFMPIASLTRILYPTLGGIGLPYLSMFLLIPALIVNVTLSWFLIDVIGIMGSFVALIVSQTVMVSGYLIVIKIKFGLSPWLFIIPQRKDLDKVVSKTLRTLKFARGEG
- a CDS encoding ATP-grasp fold amidoligase family protein, with translation MSVKGIVTEIYYRMLDWLPDALALQITGLRKLGYWMDIARPVKLNEKINWRKLYQKDPRFDTLSDKEDVKSYIREKVGEEHVVPTLWCGADFDAIPWDSLPYPLVIKSTHSTGDVFFIQTREDVDRERIRTHFAMFWDNKKLKRFSRSTHESKNKRYIIEPFIGGGEAPADYKFLCFDGRVHFVHLDEGRFSDKRRSFYDRFWNYLPIQKSWPVADPVEKPQQFELMVEIADCLSQDFDFVRVDLYVVDETVYCGELTFTPGAGFVPFVPREWDTKMGYLWRIK
- a CDS encoding glycosyltransferase family 2 protein, coding for MENKMNMTHNRPKISVVTGYYKRAGVVERTLQSLLDQTFEDFEIIVFDDASPDGTAEAIREFVEKANDPRLIPVYHKNNMGFVNGLIDAVSRARGEYIAIQGSGDVSWPTRLEQQSHVLDHRPGTGVVGCHYQNVIEAKGIHRLRTPNADHTTLEELIQTNVFSHGEVMFRKVFYDAVGGYRPQFEFCQDYDLWLRMIKVCRFETVKDLLYTRYVDFDGVSYKPEKFLAQTQFSVLAKKLALSSKRQQAEILERTSRLTLFEQVPLTNAALQKKVVHATLRAVVWGNYMLARDLVMNLVVCRRMKAFLTGTIFFVEKAPILHRVLMMATGSSSKKQEV
- a CDS encoding glycoside hydrolase family 16 protein, encoding MPNMYRFGLLMTMVVLVVTSFAPAAMGAWELVLDEQFQDPATFGDRWIFEEGFRRNKELQYYIPGLGKNAVVGPEGITITAKKQYVLNSRYSEGNKYWQKAWASGEYTSASLKSKEYSIRNSKVEVVVRTPEGQGLWPAIWLAGERKDMYGEIDLMEIVGQKPNLVYSSIHMGLKVTGRTIKQVKNVFPNVAGNETTCVVELKPDTITLYVNDTEVLWEDRNAYDSTGRVQPLQQSFRLILNLALGGMAKELDEGVLPASYTIKSVRIWNWVPDSSTLK